A genomic region of Dreissena polymorpha isolate Duluth1 chromosome 4, UMN_Dpol_1.0, whole genome shotgun sequence contains the following coding sequences:
- the LOC127875866 gene encoding uncharacterized protein LOC127875866 → MLQTQNSYLHGEIGRLWNWYNVLDGRLTETQQLLQQQQLLTQLLTQQQLLLQQQQPPQQQQLQQQQPPQQQQLQQQQPPQQQQIQQQQPDLPSPDAHNRTYGGYTKAQLLSDVSGITDASNWLLKSCFAASTRRKD, encoded by the exons ATGCTGCAGACCCAGAACTCCTACCTGCATGGGGAAATTGGCAGACTGTGGAACTGGTACAATGTA CTTGATGGGCGACTTACAGAGACCCAGCAACTTCTCCAACAGCAGCAACTTCTCACACAACTTCTCACACAGCAGCAACTACTTCTCCAACAGCAACAACCACCTCAGCAACAACAACTCCAGCAGCAACAACCACCTCAGCAACAACAACTCCAGCAGCAACAACCACCGCAGCAACAACAAATCCAGCAACAACAACCAGACCTGCCTTCACCAGATGCTCACAACAGGACATATGGTGGATACACAaaa GCCCAGCTACTATCAGATGTCTCTGGCATCACAGATGCCAGTAACTGGCTGCTAAAAAGTTGTTTCGCCGCCTCTACACGGAGGAAAGACTAG